GTACACGCGATTGCTGTCGATGGCGAGTCCTTCGGCCATCCCGAAGCGGCTATTCGTATAGCGCAGTTCATTGCGATCTGCTGTATCGTGAAACGAGCGCCAGGGTTTCACGCTCACGTTTTCGTTCTGGATTTCGACCGTAGAGATGATCTCAGCGTTCCGCTCCAAGGCGTATAGCACCCCATCGTGATAACAGAGGTCTGTGAAATCGGGGACACGAATGCCGTGGGGGGGTACGGTTGCCTTGTCCAGCTTGTACGCCTTCGTCGATGCAGGCTCGGAGGTAATGTCTACTGCAACTATGCCGCGCGGTTGGCGTTCCGCGCACAGGAAGAAGTGTGTCGGGTCGAGTTGAGCAATTCCCTCGAAATTGGCGCCCTCGGTATGAAACAGTCCCGCGTCTTCGCCTGCGGGTCGCAAGTCGGGTGTAATCCAGCGTGTGTCTTTGCCATCTGA
This genomic window from Candidatus Hydrogenedentota bacterium contains:
- a CDS encoding esterase-like activity of phytase family protein, whose amino-acid sequence is MRNFSSAFLLLLAGVCTGWSQSHVKVPELELEVAYPLEGSESTEPSGLALSNGTLFCVSDKQDSCIYKIDIENGKASLEPAIWFELPNEGPEGLADFEGIACDTDGTFYLASEKMFRVLRVSSDGKDTRWITPDLRPAGEDAGLFHTEGANFEGIAQLDPTHFFLCAERQPRGIVAVDITSEPASTKAYKLDKATVPPHGIRVPDFTDLCYHDGVLYALERNAEIISTVEIQNENVSVKPWRSFHDTADRNELRYTNSRFGMAEGLAIDSNRVYVVLDNNQDARANDPNDKRPLLFIFRL